ATATTTATTAATTCCCAAAAGTATTTTGCAGCCATTGAACAAGAAAGAAGGAAGAATATATTTAGAGAACAAATAAAACTGGATAAAAATAGATGATTTTCAGTTCTTGTTCAGAGAATATATATTTATGTTGTTGTTGACAAATACAAAGAATTTGGCTATACGGAATCAATTGAAACTACAGAAAAGTATCTCGGAAAATATACGTTGCGTATTTAAAATTTTAATATTAACAGCTCATTAGAAAAACTTCAAAAAAAGCAATTATGGAAAAAGAATTAATAGAAAAATCAATTTTTGTAGAAATCCCGACAAAAAAAATTTATGGCTCTCTTGCAATTGGTATTGCAACTTTTTTAGGAGGACCGTTAGTTGCGGGTTATTTAATAGCAGAAAACTTCAGGACATTTAAAGATAATAAAAAAGCAAAAATAACTTGGATTATTACAATTGTTACAATTATACTTTCTTACGGAGTATTTTTTTTTATTAAAAATATTAATCTCCCAAATGAAATTATTAATATATCATATATAATTATTCCTGTGACATATATTGCAGTAACATTTTATTTTGCAAAAATTTTTCAGGAACAAAAATCGAATGAGCATATTAAAAATGGTGGTAAATATTATAGCTGGTGGAGAATAATGCTTATTGCAATGATTGCAAATTTTATTTTGGCTTTGCTTATATCGGGATTCTTTCTTTTTTATATCGCACTTATGTTTCTTTAAAACTATAATAATGACAACTAATTTTTAGCAATTGGTTAAGTTAATTAAAATTTTAAAACCGAAAAACTATACATAATATGAGAATAGAATATACATTAGAAAAAATTGATTTTTTAAGACTGCATTTTTATGCAGCATCTAAATCAATAATATTAATAAGAAAAAGAATACTATCCGGAATATCTATCTTGTCCTTAATTTTAAGTATTTTACTACTTATATTGGGATATTTGGATTCTGCCCTTGTTTTTATTGTATCTGGAATTATTTTGTATTTTTTCTATCCTTATATTATAAAAAAAAGATCTTTTTTGTATTTTACAAAAAAAATAGAAAAAAAAACTAATACGATAGTAGCTAAGATTATAGAGAAACGTATTGATAGCAACTATAAAAATACATATGGCAAGTTGATTAATTTGGAATTTGAACCAGATTACATTGTTATAGTTAATTATGTGGGAGAAAAAAGGTTACGGATTAAAGAGATATCTGAAATCAATGAAATCAATGATTATATTTTTATAAAATTCTCCGATGGGACAATATTCATTCTGCCAAAAGAGAGAATAACTAATAAAAATGAATTAAATAGTGTGTTAACCAAAATTGTTTCGGATTTGAACGTCACCCATAATGTTGACTTAAGCCAGCAGTAGGAATAATCAAGAAAAATATAGAAACCAAAAGTTTCCTTATAATAAAAAAATTTCCATTGTTTTATTATATCATATACTTTAAAACTACATATCATCCACCAGGATTAAATATTTAAGGTTATTAATAGAATTAACATCCTAAAATCCAAAAAACTTTTAAAATCTGATACTTTTCCGGGTAAAACAAAACTATATGAATTTACTTAATAAAATTATAATCGAACCCCAAACAAATTACACTTCACTCTTGCGGTTTTTCTCTTATATTTTCCAAATTAACGAACAAAAATCACAATTAACCATTGATCTATTAATCATTACAATTTTCAAAAGATAAACATGAAAGAAATTAAATCGTTGCCAAATCATTCACAGGGCAAAAATAAACAAGAAAAAACAATTCCTCCACAAAGTAAAAAAACGCACCTAAAACTCTTTTTATGGCTGTTAGTTTTATTTATTATAGGGTTTATTATTTTGTCCCTTTTCATTTTAAAAAAAATAGGGGGATTTTTAATGACAATTGGATAATTGTAGTATTAGAAAGATATCCTCTTGATGAATATTTTTTTTACTAGTTTGTTTTATTTGTTTTTGTTTAATGTGTTTTTATAAACTCATTTACATAAGTGTGAAATATAAATTCATATTTTTCTTTTACACAAAAGTTTTAATCAAACTAATTCAATTAAAATATATTCGTATTTTCATTTTTTACTTTTTATCTAAAAGACGACTTTATTTTTAGATATCTTTTGATCTCTTCACAATAATAGCTTAAAAAACATATTTTTTTTTATGAGAATTGTAACAATTATTTTAAAGATTCTCTTAATTTATAATCGGACCAAAGCAGTAAAATAAAAACGAAAGAAGCTTTTGAATATATATCAGCTAGAAATTCTATTTCAAACCAGTTGAGACCAAAACAGCTAAACACACAATTAATCTGACTGATTTGATAACAACATAATATTAATTTTCTTAATCATTAAAACTTCCTGTAAGATATGAAAAAAAACAAACCTGCAGCAGAATATCCAGAAATTACAAATCAATACGGACACATAGTTCAGGAAAGCAAAAAATCAACCACAAAAGTCATTATTGGCATATTATTTTTCTTATCTGCACTATTTTATATGTTTATAATTTGGTCCTTATTTGCACTTGAACTAATTGGTCAAGGCTATTTAGGAGGAAGAGAGATCTTCTTACCGATCATAATTGGAATCCTTGCTATAATTGCTAGTGTAATGTTGATAATGGAGGGAAGTAACGGAAAACCAGTTCAACAAAAAACAGTATGTGGAGTATTGGCCATATTTCTTTTTTATGTACTATTTAACATTTGTAAAATTAAAGCCTAAAACATGGACCTTTCATACAGGTGCATACAAAAATATTGATATCACTTTACATCGTGGCTGATGATTATATTTAAAAACCAATGGGCTCACATTAAGGCTTTCAAAAAATAACTTGATTATTACGGTGAAACTGGTTCTTAGTGAATTTTGGTGAAAGAAACAAACCAAGTTCGTTATCAAAAATGGATTACTAATGCTAAAATGATTGCATCTAGGTTTCAAAATTTCGCTTCTATTAAAAATACGTCAGTTACCTCCAGATATATTAGCAGACAAGTTACAAGCTAGTTTAATCTACTATAAAAGAATTGTCAAAGTCCGATTCGGATCACCAAAATTGATGAAGAACCGCTTTCACCGGAATACCCAATAACTAGTGAAAAATAAAAATAATCAGTACAGATCAGCTTTGAGTATCCCAATTTTAGATTAAAAGCCTACGAAATGAAAATTCTTAAAAATTTATTTATGATTATTTTGTTTTAAGACAGATGTACTATATATAAATTAAAAGCCATAAAATAACCCCCTATTTATCGGGTTTATTTTATGGCTTTTAATTTTAGAAAAACAACTTTATTATTATAGTAATTTGGTAAAATCTTTTTAAAATTCCATAACCTTCCATACTATAGTAACTTCAAGTATTTTAACCAATCTAAATTATATATTGATCTGATAAATATACAACGAAACTTTTTAAAATTAATCTCATACCGCATATTTTCATAATACTTCGCTAATACACACCTTTTTGCATTTTATTTAAAGTTTCTCGCATTTCGCTGGCAATTTTTTCATCGATATCATCATTTAAAAATTTTACAGCTAGTGTTTGTGTTTGTATTGCTTTCTGCTTTTGTTCATCCTTATAATATAATTGTGCCAGCGTATCTAAATAATATGGATTATTCTTCGTTACGGCCAAACTGTATTCAGACCATGTAATAGCATCTTTTATAAAACTCGAATTTGTAGCTTTTAGCACTACTAGCCATGCTACAGAATTAGCCTGATCAGAATAATATTCCTTACAAGAATTCCAATCATCAAAAAAATTAGAACCATCAGCATAGATTTCATCTAATCTCTCAATCACGTTTCCATTACCTGATAAATAGGTAGTAAAATATGTTTTAAATTCA
This genomic window from Flavobacterium sp. 9 contains:
- a CDS encoding YcxB family protein, with protein sequence MRIEYTLEKIDFLRLHFYAASKSIILIRKRILSGISILSLILSILLLILGYLDSALVFIVSGIILYFFYPYIIKKRSFLYFTKKIEKKTNTIVAKIIEKRIDSNYKNTYGKLINLEFEPDYIVIVNYVGEKRLRIKEISEINEINDYIFIKFSDGTIFILPKERITNKNELNSVLTKIVSDLNVTHNVDLSQQ